The stretch of DNA TCTACAACCAGTTCCTCATCGATGCTGAGGAGCCGTCGCTGTTCCACCTCGGGCCCAGGGCGTTGTTCCCTCTGGTGTCGGCCGCAGTGCGCAAGGTGCTTCCGCTCGAGCGGCTCCGGTGGCTCACCTTCGGGCATGTCGAGGCAGACGAGTGTGGGGCGATGAATTCCTGGCTGGCCGCCGCGCCTCATGCACAGGTCGCGCACGGCGCCATGGGGTGTCTCGTCTCGGTGAACGACCTCGCCGATAGGCCGCCACGCCCGCTGCAGGACGGCGAAGTCATGGACCTGGGCGGTAAGCGGCTGCGGAGAATCGAGACACCTCACGTACCGCATGGCTGGGACGCCGGACTGTTCCTCGAGGAAGCTACCGGAACGCTGTTGTGTGGAGACCTGTTCACCACGGTGGGCGACGCGCCGGCCCTGACAGCACAGGACATCGTCGGGCCTGCACTCGCTACCGAGGATGGCGGCCACGCAACCTGTCTGACGCCTGCGACTGGCCCCACGATTCGTGCCCTGGCTGCGCTGCGACCGCGAACGCTCGG from Myxococcus xanthus encodes:
- a CDS encoding MBL fold metallo-hydrolase, which translates into the protein METQVTEIAPRLYRLSTYISGANLLYNQFLIDAEEPSLFHLGPRALFPLVSAAVRKVLPLERLRWLTFGHVEADECGAMNSWLAAAPHAQVAHGAMGCLVSVNDLADRPPRPLQDGEVMDLGGKRLRRIETPHVPHGWDAGLFLEEATGTLLCGDLFTTVGDAPALTAQDIVGPALATEDGGHATCLTPATGPTIRALAALRPRTLGLMHGPSYTGDCAQALQDLAAAYDERLDADLARLRGTRL